The genomic region TTAGATAAAAATGTGTTTATGAGGTTTATTAATGTGGGTCTTTACTGAGTGTTTTTGAGTCAATTACCATATTTTAAGTACAAAAATAGACCCCTAGGGTCTATACCCTTGAGATGGGAGCCTATTGGACAAGCAATAAAGGCCCTATACTTCATTTCACTCTCCAAAAGTCCTCATTAAGGTAAGTGACGAATTTGGAGGAAAGATGAGTTGTGGGTTCCAAACCCACCCCCCATACCTTATTTATGAGGGAAGATTGGGGAATGGGGTGTCCTAATTTTTGTTCCCCCTTAAATGAGGAAAAGACCTTATAGATGAAAGGATGAGAAGGTGACAAGTGTCACCTCCTCATCCAAGTTTTCCAAGTTAAACTCACTTATATGGAGTTTGTGAAGAGAGAATGGGATGTTACCAACTTCTCTATTTTGGAGAacccttgtttgagttgaaaaaaAGAAGAGGATGTTGGAGGAAGGAGTCTTGAAAATGATGGTGGTGATCAAGAAGCATGGTCTTAGAGATAAGCCCTTCTCTTTTTTTTACTATCATGATTAAATTAGATAGAAAATTTCTTGTTGTGTTATTCTTGTTATTGTTTGGAAGACAAGGTAGGGAGAGTTCAATTAGTTGAGTAATATTCCTTGGGAGTATGTTCTCGGTAAATGGGTTTTGTAAATGAGTATTCTTCCTTGGAGCCAAAAATCAATTGGTAGTATTATCTTTCTTGGGGGTTTGGCTAGAGCCTAAGTGGTTTCATGATGCCGATAAGGTTGGGGGGAGAGAAAGTCTTATTTTTGTGCTTCTTTTTGTTTGCTAGTTGTTTATATGATTATTTTGAGATGAAAAAATTTTAAGAGATTGTTCCGTATGTTTACTTAAATATTTTCATTGTGTAATGAAAGAGAACATTTCATTCTACATCTGCATGTATGAACAAGTGCTTTATCCTTACCTTGAGTTGTTTAgtatttattgttgttgtaataCAAAACGCCATGGAAATGGTTATGCTATTGACTTCATTAATCTCTCTTAATATAAAAGGAGCTTGTAAATATCATTCTACCATCTTCTTATAGTTTGGTGCAAAAATGTGTGTAAAGCATGGGCATAAAGTTGTCCTGATCATTTATTCACTTTTGCATGAATAATTATCTTTCAATGTTCATTTTTTAAAATGCATTCGTTACTGATGTAAAAGTAAATTAAATTGCATTCTTTGTGTTAGGTTTATGCCAATGAAATAAACTTTACCCCTTACAAGTTATCCATTACCATATGTGAAAATAATAAACTAAAGGCATGTTCTTTCACATTCCCATATCCATCTAGTAAAAGTTTAAATAAATTGTTTGGTCTTCCTTTTCGTTGTTAGTGATTTGTTAGCAGATTAAAAATGTATATGTTCAGTAAGaaataaaggaaaggaaagaaaaacacttgcaataatataaaattattttgaaaGTAGATGTACCAATTCTTTTGAGAGCCTATTCGTCTCTTAATCACAATTGTTCTTGCATAAGTATCATTCAAAGTGAAGAATAAATAATTAGATGAGGGTTGTCATTGTCATTTGAATTGCAAAGAGGTAGCTTAAATCAGTAAAACCTAAATAGATAAGGGTGCATGAGTAGTTGAGTTAGTGTGAAGGCATGTTGTGAGGCATAGTATTAGGCTAATGATCCCGATGCTACGCATCAACTCTGGTTTGATTCTCACTAGGCTTACCACAAACCCTTTTTAAGGGCACATGAGTAACTTTGGTGTGAAGGTGTGTCGTGAGGCATAGTGTTATGATAATGATCCTGGTGCTACACATAAACCCCAGTTTGATTCTCACTAGGCTTACCACAAACCCTTTGAACCCGCATGGGTAGTGGAGTTGGCTTGGGCCATGGAATTGCTCCCCATTGGTTCTAGGTTTGACTCTTAGGCCCGGGCTTACCTAATGCACATGATTTGTGGGTAATTCCATGCATCCCTAGAGGATGTCTCGCCTCAGCTCCCTTGGGCGCCGGGTTAGGTTGCGGGTATACCTCTAGCGCAAAAAAATAAATAGATAGGGGGCAGTCAAATACAAGAGTTGTAGAAGTTACATATAGATTTATCTTTAACTCCTCCTAAGAAAGTTGTTAATATTAATTAGTTCATTAGTACTAAGAATTAAAATAATGGATTTCACGCCTATTTAAGGGGCTTTACTGGGTTAATTTGGCTTCTTTGGGGGATAAGGATGTTGTATGGGAGAAACCTTCAGAGGGATGGCGgaagatcaactttgatggtgtTTTGAAAGGGACCCCTGGACCATCAGGCACAAGTTTTATTGCTAGAGACTAGGATGGTAATATTGTGGCTATGGGggcaaaaaatttggaaaatggAATGAATAATTCTATGGAAGCATCATTACCTTTGGTAGCAGTTACACTTGGCAAGATGTTGGGATTCCAGAGAATACATTTAGAAGGGGACTTTTTTATTAGAATTCAAGCAATTATGAAGGGTAGTATTGATGCGTAGCACCttcaaaatataatatctataataGTGGAAGAATTGGCAACCTTTCAAGACTTTTGTATTAGCCATGTGAGAAGATCAAGGAATGTGGAAGCAAACAAACTTTCTAATTAGACTTTAACATTTGATAAAGTTGATTAAATGCAAATGGAAGATTTCAAGTTTATATCGTTGGAAGAGGATGTTTGAATTCGCACTGATAGGTATAATGCTTTAATGAGACTGTATTTACTCTTTGTATTGTAAAGCATGTGAATTTCTACCAACCCAACTTGGAAGGGCGACAAAAGATGATGGGACAGTGCATTTAGATGCCCTTGGTTTTTTATTTTAGTGGCTATCTTTAATGAGGTTACTTCTTTGGTATTTTTCTCGAACTTTCAATAGTTTAGTGCAGAATTGTTTTCAAAGGAAGGTTGGTGGAAGGTGGTAACATTGTCAAAATAGAGTGCAATGGAGGCTAATTTCACATTGAAAACAAAGAAACAACTTTGCCTctttcttggtctcatttataaAAGGTGGTTGATGAAGATGTTTTTGTTTAAGGATGAAAGATTAGTGAAGAGTGTGAAGATGATTTTGGGTGATACCTTTGGAGTTGTGAGTCACAAATACAAAACCCACATGCATGTATATTCACTCATTATGGCGTGGGGTTTGGATTTGGAAATTTCTACTAAACCGGTCAAAAAGGTGATGGAAGCCATAGTTCCTAAAAAATACCATTTGGGTATTGGAATCGATCATTGAATGGGCAGTTcctattgttattttttatttgtgtGAATGAATTGAGAACTTTCATCAAGCAGTTTCGAGGAATTACATCCCTTTTGTAAGGTGGTAGGAAGATGGTACAAAGGCATGATTCAGAGAGGAGGCAAGAAGGGGATGGCAAGCTTTGATGGTGTTCATACAATTGATGGAGGTTGACACAATGCTCCAACAAGCAATTGAGGAGGTGAGAACAATGGAATGTACGAGGCTGCAATCGAGGAAGAGAAAGTCTACCAGTCATCTCAATCTAACTTTGGGCTATATAGTATCTGACAGAACAATCAATATACATTTAATTCCTTTATAAAAAAAATCTATAATTTAAAGATATATGTATAAAATGTGAAAAGTAATATTGTGGAAATTCTTTTATAATAATTATCCTTTTAAAAGGAATGTAAAATTGTACGTTTGGTTTTATTTCTAATCTTTTTGTTTTACTCTTTAATTCCTTCTTCGAAGTGGAAACTAAATTATAaagttagaaagaaaaaaaaacaaataaagtaAAAGTAATTTTTCTTAGAGGATAATctcttaatataaaataaaataaaaagaaattattgattctATATTTAAAATGATGTTTGAAAATTTTTAAATTAGGAATATCTATAAATAAAAATACTATAATTAATatgattattttatgatgatttcTTTTATAGCAATTTAATAAAAGAGTATCCATATATAAGATATACTAATGATTATTTTTTAGTATTTGTGttgacataataaaataataataattattataaagCAAAGTACAACTAACTCTTGAATAGATAGAATGCTTGTAGAGattacaagatattataataataacaacaacatttgATCTTATTGTATTTAAAAATATGTCTATTTTAATTAACCTATGTTAACCTATCATCATACTTACATATAGTTTGTTTATTGATGGTTAAATTGTTCTTTACTTAAGTCTCACACTTGAATAAGTAAATGCATAAATCATGAGCCATAAGACATAAGTAGGTCTTTATATTCCTAAGGTTAGGGATGAAAATAAATTGTTATTATTTAAATCCATTTTATGGAGGCTAATATGATTTTAAATGTGTTAAGGGAATCCAAACAATTGATAGGTACTAGATTAAATATATTTTGTTGGACCCttgtcaaaatattataataaaatatgtaATTAAATTATTTAAGAGAGTTAGggtaatttaatcatgttgatcaaTGGTTCAAGTCAAAGTGATTAATGTGATGTATTGTGGATTATAAAATTGAATCAAAAGGTTGGTATTAAAAGTCAATTAGGATTGACTCGTCAAGTTGTCTTCAAGGGGTTTTGAATGAATTTGAGGAATTGATTATTTTGGGTCATGAAGAGTTTAAcactatattaaatattaaaaaataacaatttacaaaaaaaaaaaaaaattaaaaaagaacaaTTTACAAATaccatgtttttttttttgaattatagtAATAAATTCAAACATaactttttaattatatatttttaatataaaatatatattaaactagTGGTTTCATGATTTGTTCTTTTAATTGGGATTCTCTATCCAGTGATCAAGGCACTCAGATTTTGCATCTTATCCATCATAATAATGGTTGATCATTTTAATTCCTTTTCCATCATGGCAATGGTTGATCATTTTAATTCTTATGTGATCTTTAATATAGCTATGGATTCTTGAGGATGGTGGATGTGCAAGAAACCTCTTTGAATCTTTATTGTCTTGTTTTTTAAAGATAATTATGACAATTTGAAAATCTTTTATAATCTATTTAAACacgttatttaatatattttaattctttttaaaAGTTCCAAAAATGAAACAATCCAAACTTATTTTTCCTTCAGGGAACTCTTATTGAAATGCCCAAGATTGAGCACAGACTAGAAATAAACAATAGGTATTAAATATCTGTTTAGTAGAAGACAATACATATGAATCTGCTTGGAAATGTCTAATGACAGATCCACATAATTTATTTTAGCATCTTCCATAACAACACTAAACCAGAAGAAATAAAAAGAGCAAGTTTCACTCATGGACATTTGGGTTTGCCTCTGTGGTTCTTCCTGTCTCTGTAACATGGGCATTCATCCTTATTACCATAATGCCCACTTGGAACACAGTTGCACTTCGTACAGCAATCGTTGCAGTACTTTAAGCAACGTTTTAGACGAGCATACTCGCACCTGACATTGCATTTATCCTTGCACTCTGTAAACACCAACAATCAAGTTTTCATACTCCATTAAACATCTTCTCAACACCAACAATCACTTTTTCATACTCCATTAAACATCTTTCTCAAAATATGTAAAATCGTGATGGGTAAAATTCTCTTTCAGAATTTACAAGCAATAGTACGTGCTggctggtttgaaaccctaaacaaaAAAGAAACAGATGAGAACACTTACCTTTTTCAGTTAGTTTTGGTGGAGGGGCCATCGCTGGGCCAACCGTTGCTGCAGTCTGTGTGTATAACAACGATATAAGCAAATATGTTAGTGTAATAATATCATTAcatgtgaaaaagaagaaaatcttggtGTGGAAGAAGCAAAGAAAAGAAATGAAGTGGAATGGAATACAGACTTGTAATGGAAGAGCGAGAAGAAGAGCCAACAAGAGGCAGAGGTATATTGCTTTCTTCATCTCCATTATTATTGCGGAATCAGAATTGCTTGTTAATATTTGTTGGGTTTCCTATGTAATTATAGGGTCTTGAGGGCTGTATTAGAGTTCTGCATCATGGGGCGAGATTACGTTAGGCAAAACTGGGGAAGTTTCATTTGATGTAAATTCGATTGAGAAGGGAAACGCTCATGGCTGGCCACCTATGTAGATTTTGAGCTGTCACGTAATTGGAAGGTGTGCAGAGATATTAAGTTACAATATTTTTCATTCATTGCTGCCCTTCATTAGTGGCGTATTGAAGTTTGAAACGTTTTTAGGTAGTGGCGTAGTTAAACCTTTTCGGTGGAGTGAGTCAAATTATGGAGTGTTGTTTATATAGACAGGCTCATATAGTGATTGTTTTGACTTTTTTTCACATGGCTCACGGTGCTTGCTACCTATCAATTACTCAATTATTAAACACTAGTTGAAGAATAACACTACATTTTTCAAAGTCTCTACATTCAATTGCATTAATGTGTGGTTGACTTTTTTCACATGGCTCAGGGTGGTTGGTGGATTACTGATTATATATATCAATTCTAATATCAAATCTTTCTAATTGTATATAtaggagaggacccagtagttgtgcaccctaacttcgtacttctcaaaatcttacgtagaaatttcaaatcactctgaatTTTTTACagaagcttacttggcaagtcccttgcttataactaaggtttcagggccacatcatcaaatattatgccacatcagcatgctttttgccaaggtgtccaaaacaaccccccaaaAATTGAGACCAATAGGtgagcaaaagggccccaatacttgtgtaaCTGATTTGGCATcgcatgattggttacttttcacaacaaatggtatatttcattcaattattggtacttatcatacaactattggtgcaatgttgtacaaaagttggatATTAAATTAgcaagtatgggggtattaaatcaacaagaATTGGAACGctctcaactactgggtcctttcccctataataagtatattaaattttatctttaggtCATTTGTTTCATTAGTGGTTATCTATTATTAACAAGCATCTAAGATATATTCAGTGTTAAGACAAATTTAGGTACTCTCTCAAAATGTCACAACCCGACTTagaccctagttagatttactttactATGCCAGATACTTCTACTATTGACATTTTACACGTAATTATTTGATTAGCTTTTTAATGATGTTAAATGGTATTTTGTGGTTTAATGACATTAAAGACAAtcagttattttataatatcgttatttaatgatgatgaattattattttcaattatgatcattaatgatattaatgttttaattagattttaaacctaataatatgaataatgcattttaTTGTCATGATCTGACGACCTTTTGTTGAGTTGGAGTAAGATGTAGGTTAATTGTCGAAGgcagacatatgaccgaggaggggtttttctagcttgccactagcaacctaagtattggaaccttgtgcaaagtatccaattagataagcaattagtaaattaaattaagGAGTTTAATAtacaatgataaaataaaattattaaaataaaaagaaggataaattattaaatatacaagtatttaatattacaatcaagctagaaattaattataatataattatttaaaagagagtaaataaataaattagttgagtaattaaaaataaaattatttgtccAAGGGTTTGAGCTTAGTcagttaaagcattgagttctcaatgtggagacccaagttcaactcccatgatggacacctttgtgtagaattctaagttgtgactcttggtcttccattggttgtatttgtttcattgtttaaagtggatttctaagttgtgaccctttaTCTTccaggagctagtatttgtaatcttccaattgttgtttctagtttggtgtttgaaaggagctagtatttgtaataagtttactCGAAAGGAGCTGGTATGATTCtgtgatacttaatacaaaaaaaataaaattatttgatagtTAAATTATAAAATGTATAAAAGTTATTTAAGATCTAATATCTTATAAATAAAAATTTAGAGAACTAATTCATTTGTAAAATTATGTGCTAAAATTATACACAACATGCAAGGgcctaataaataattattttcttaaaaactagATATTTAACAAAtttgtaatttaatttaatttaaaaaattaattaattaattagaaattattttaatttttatttttagagaattcaatATTTATAACTAGCAGTTGCACGTTTTTTTTGCGTGCAACGGAAAGCTGACAGGCAGGAAAGGAATAGGATGTGCAGAGTAATTATTGATGAGATTCAAGTAATGAGAAATGCATGAAACTTGCAATCTCCATAACAATGACATATAATAGATATATGTAGCTGATAGTAACATTCAAAATGTACACAAATTTGACAAAGAGTAAATGAATTCAGTGTTATAATTGTGCAATGTCAACTGTAGAACCACACATGGCCAAATTGCAGAAGAGTTTAAATTAAGTACAATAAATGCAAGAGATATATTGTGGCATAATAATGATATAGAAGGAATTAATGTAAGCAATGTGAAGTTTTGTGCAAGAGAAGGGAAGTTGTAAATTGTTGCATGGGTCCTTTGGCAACCTGAATAAACAAAGGCAATTTGTAATTAATGCAGTGTTATGATATGCAATCCTGTAGAGAAGAGTATGTAAAATGAAAAGGTGCAAAAAATATGGAGCTGTAAGAAATGATAAATGTAGAGATTAGTTGGTGGAAAATTTACCTAAAAAGAGCAAAGAGCAACCTTAGAAAATGTGTAGGAACAATTGAATGTAGGAATGAAATATTGTGGAGAGGACATTAAAAAAATTTCCCAAGGACAATTGTTCTGCAGCGAGAAGTGAAAATAAAATAAGGTTAGCATGTAAAAATGGAAGAAAGGAAGTTGGTAGCAATTATTCATTCAATTGAAATGGTAAAGTTAAGAGTGAAAATGAGAGCAATGAAAAATATTTGATTGAACTTTATAACTCACATAATTAGTGCGATAAAACTGTAATGCAGCAAAGTTTTAAAACATCTTGAAGTGGATTTTGTGGTGCCTGCAAATTTTGTAAGGAATATAGAGGCATAGGTTTATGATATAGATGGGTGAAGTACATGTGCGAGACAAAGAGTTTTGAAATGTAATGATGATTAAAAAGGTGCAAGCAATAGAGTTGAAAATAAGAGAGCTTACTGCAAAATTATTATGTTGACGGAGCTGGCCAGTGAAGTTTGGATATGagagcaatgcaaagcacctattcTTTGTATTTCTGTGACAGGAAAACAAACTGTATAAGAATGAGAATGTAGGAAAATGATAAACAAAGAGAAGAGGACTATAGTATCAAAATGAGACGAGAAGTAATGAAATAAGAGGGAAGAAGGTGGAAAGAAAACTTACAATGCATGAGAGCCGAGGCTTGAAAGTGCAAGGTAACCAATGAAACATATTAGCAATCCTGGTTGTGAGATTAGTAACGTTTGGTATAGCAACATATAGGATGTCCCAAAAAAGTGGATATAGTTGTTAGAGATGAAGATGCAATTAAAGTCAGATGGATATTAAAGAATACCTTAGATAGTTTTATACTTACAGGTGTAGAGGCCTGGAGAGTAGGAGACTTAAAAAACTGTATATCGCCATGTAATGGTTTTTAATGCCTGTTTCAAATTATAAGTTGTGTTGGATTTATAACCAAAGTTGACATCAACTCATAACAATATAAAAACATTAAAGAGTAGTCaacatagaaaacaacaaagagcAACCTAAGAAAATGTGTAGGAATAATTGAATGTAGGAATGAACTATCGTGGAGAGCGCATTAAGCAAATTTTCCCAGAACAATTGTTCTTGCAGCGAGaaatgaaaattaattaattttagcaTGTAAAATGGGAGAAAGGAATTGGAAAGCAATTAATTATTCAAGTGAAAAGGATAAGATAACAAGagtgaaaatgggagcaatgtaAAATATTTGATTGAAAGCTATAACTCACATAATTAGTGTGATAAAACCGAAATGCAGCAAAGTTTTAAAACATGTTGAAGTGGTTTTTTTGGTGCTTGCAAATTTTGTAAGGACACGGGTGTAGAGACTTGGAGAACAGGAGAATTTAAAAACTATATATCGCCATGCAATGGTTTTTAATTTATAAACACTATAGATTATATAATGAAAAGCAACAAATAGAAAAATTATTACCTGAGAAAATGTGCAGGACATGCACAAAAAAATCACATGGATTGATGAAGAGAGCAAGATGCTTGTTTCAAATTATAAGTTGTGTTGGATTTATAACCAAAGTTGATATCAACTCATAACAATTTAAAATCATTAAAGAATAGTCAACACAAATGATATGCATGTTTCTagaaatgttttatttttttgtgtattcATAAAATATTTGAGTTCATACTTCTTCTGCATTGTGTATGTGGAATTTACTGCTTGGTTGGACAGCTGAATCCACACACTCATCAAGTTAAGTTCTGTGACTTTGGAAGTGCCAAAATTCTA from Cryptomeria japonica chromosome 3, Sugi_1.0, whole genome shotgun sequence harbors:
- the LOC131033810 gene encoding peamaclein-like, which translates into the protein MEMKKAIYLCLLLALLLALPLQTAATVGPAMAPPPKLTEKECKDKCNVRCEYARLKRCLKYCNDCCTKCNCVPSGHYGNKDECPCYRDRKNHRGKPKCP